In a single window of the Orbaceae bacterium lpD04 genome:
- a CDS encoding filamentous hemagglutinin N-terminal domain-containing protein: MNKHFYRLIFNKARGMVMVVAEIVKRHQGEGRSSQKAKASLSLDKKMTAALKPLSFLTFVALGMVSVVAQSNANTIIADKSANKSQQASIIDRANGPTVVNIQEANQAGVSHNKYTQFDVSKEGVILNNNAQSSNTTLGGNIAGNSNLASSGGAKVILNEINSQNASQLNGRIEVAGQKAQVVIANAAGITCNGCGFINADRATLTTGKLIIGEDGKLNGYQVEQGNITINGAFDSSQQDYTDLIARAVNINDKIQAKNLTVIAGKNKVSHDLQTIDKLASNDTKPELAIDVAALGGMYAGKIKLVSTEGGVGVRNAGTIGSESTTESINITADGKVINLGTIGSTTGSSTDYSNQDININSTEDIIHDGSINGKNVNLASKQSINSSNNIFAKNDVIIQADKDVNTGHYIDAENNLDITAGGKITIGNWLWATNNTNLNGKQGIDFNSTFFYGSNISLVSEQTINFYDAELGALNKLSILANYVHNAGHLAAAQEFTITTDGQFFNSGKLGDGAYYDELGEHYLNSDVNITSLQGIDNQGSISGKTINLVSQQTINNDGSISAEHISLESKHTGTENYVGMRNAGTIGSESTTESINITSDGKVINLKQIGSGGYADKASNQVINITSSQDIANNGWITGLDVNLVSKQSIDGMDGYIGAKNDIILQADKDVNTGYFIEAEHNLNVTADSKITTGRWMNGNSKGNTYLNGKQGIDFNSMIITSNANLISEQTINFSDGFIQAINNLNVQAHNVYNTMELAAGQEFTIITDGQFVNSGKLGGIFYEDELYDKSGKAYLNSDVNITSLQGIDNQGSISGKTINLVSQQTINNDGSISAEHINLESKHTGTENYVGVRNAGTIGSESTTESINITSDGKVINLKQIGGRAFDSDGVNQNIYINSLQDIVNDDTIVGQNINLVSGQSINNGDFYILAGNNMTMQAGKDVNTGYYSGATNELNITADGKITAGRWLAGGVNTYLNGKQGIDFNSMLVNSNTTLISEQTINFLDGFINTDNKLNIQAHDVNINNDIILTAGKELSINADGQFVNFGALGSEFDYDELGNPYVNPDLEVNTNININSLQGIDNQGLIHGKNINLASKQTINNDGVISADGSLNLLASDVINTNSLQAIGDLAIFAAGKIDNKGSINADQNVSLAVNTLNNDNRGTIHSYGNLNVGAEIDDNGQVIGKASAINNISSTMSAGGDLTINADKINNTIKTIDVIAEDIDIKEWSFKSADDKRYNADKITVDNDDIDSDVSHLKIIGTDKDSTEYNYYDYNQKTYIVDVLDAQSAQMISGGNMTLSANTIINDHSEINAGKTLSTSVGISNYIFDYNTVRKVIKKGTKEYTHDVYDSNGHHFSQTDSSDYNVNFYKWKFKW; the protein is encoded by the coding sequence ATGAATAAGCATTTTTACCGTCTTATTTTCAATAAAGCACGTGGCATGGTTATGGTGGTCGCGGAAATTGTTAAACGTCATCAAGGTGAAGGCCGAAGTAGTCAAAAAGCTAAGGCAAGCCTAAGTCTAGATAAAAAAATGACTGCGGCATTAAAACCGCTTAGCTTCTTAACATTTGTTGCGCTCGGCATGGTGAGCGTTGTTGCACAAAGTAACGCAAATACTATTATTGCCGATAAGAGTGCTAATAAATCACAGCAAGCGAGCATTATCGATAGAGCGAATGGCCCAACGGTTGTCAATATCCAAGAGGCTAATCAAGCGGGTGTTTCACATAATAAATATACGCAGTTTGATGTATCAAAAGAGGGTGTTATTTTAAATAATAACGCGCAGTCATCAAATACAACGCTTGGCGGTAATATTGCAGGTAATAGTAACTTAGCAAGCTCTGGCGGTGCTAAGGTGATTTTAAATGAAATTAACTCGCAAAACGCCAGCCAGCTAAATGGCCGCATTGAAGTTGCTGGGCAAAAGGCGCAGGTGGTGATCGCCAATGCCGCCGGTATTACCTGTAATGGTTGCGGCTTTATTAATGCCGATCGCGCAACACTAACCACTGGTAAATTGATAATCGGAGAGGATGGCAAGCTAAATGGTTACCAAGTTGAACAAGGTAATATTACTATTAATGGCGCATTTGATAGTAGTCAACAAGATTATACTGACTTAATCGCACGCGCCGTAAATATTAATGACAAAATACAAGCCAAAAACCTAACGGTTATCGCGGGTAAAAATAAGGTTAGTCATGATTTACAAACCATAGATAAACTTGCTAGCAATGACACTAAACCCGAATTAGCGATTGATGTTGCGGCATTAGGTGGAATGTACGCGGGTAAAATTAAGCTCGTTAGTACTGAGGGCGGCGTTGGCGTGCGTAATGCAGGGACGATTGGTAGTGAATCTACCACTGAGAGTATCAATATTACCGCAGACGGTAAAGTTATTAATTTGGGCACTATTGGTAGTACGACAGGAAGTTCTACTGACTATTCAAATCAAGATATCAATATTAACAGCACAGAAGATATTATTCATGATGGTAGTATTAACGGTAAAAATGTTAATTTAGCCAGTAAGCAGTCAATAAATAGCTCAAATAATATCTTTGCGAAAAATGATGTTATTATACAAGCAGATAAGGACGTGAATACTGGGCATTATATAGATGCAGAGAACAATTTAGATATTACGGCTGGTGGTAAAATTACTATTGGTAATTGGCTGTGGGCAACCAATAATACGAATTTAAATGGTAAGCAAGGTATTGATTTTAATTCGACTTTTTTTTATGGTTCCAATATTAGTCTAGTTAGTGAGCAAACAATTAATTTTTATGATGCAGAACTTGGAGCGCTGAATAAACTTAGTATACTAGCTAATTATGTACATAATGCAGGGCACTTAGCTGCAGCGCAGGAGTTCACGATTACTACTGATGGTCAATTTTTCAATTCTGGTAAATTAGGTGATGGTGCTTATTATGACGAATTGGGCGAACATTATTTAAATTCTGATGTTAATATTACTAGCTTACAAGGCATTGATAATCAAGGTTCGATTAGTGGTAAAACAATCAATCTAGTTAGTCAGCAAACAATTAATAACGATGGTAGTATCTCAGCGGAACATATTAGTCTAGAGAGCAAGCATACTGGTACTGAAAATTACGTTGGTATGCGTAATGCGGGAACGATTGGTAGTGAATCTACCACCGAAAGTATCAATATTACGTCAGACGGTAAAGTTATTAATTTGAAACAGATTGGCAGCGGCGGATATGCTGATAAGGCATCCAATCAAGTAATTAATATTACTAGCTCACAAGATATTGCTAATAATGGCTGGATTACTGGTCTAGATGTTAATCTGGTTAGCAAGCAATCCATTGATGGTATGGATGGTTATATTGGTGCGAAAAATGACATCATTCTACAAGCTGATAAAGATGTGAATACTGGATATTTCATAGAGGCTGAACATAACCTAAATGTTACTGCGGATAGTAAAATTACTACAGGTAGATGGATGAACGGTAACAGTAAGGGCAATACCTATTTAAATGGTAAACAAGGTATTGATTTTAATTCTATGATAATCACTTCAAATGCTAATTTGATTAGTGAGCAGACAATTAATTTTTCCGACGGTTTCATTCAAGCTATAAATAATCTTAATGTGCAAGCCCATAATGTATACAACACAATGGAATTAGCCGCAGGGCAGGAATTCACGATTATTACTGATGGTCAATTTGTTAATTCTGGTAAGTTAGGTGGTATATTTTATGAAGATGAATTATATGATAAATCAGGTAAAGCATATTTAAATTCCGATGTTAATATTACTAGCTTGCAAGGCATTGATAATCAAGGTTCGATTAGTGGTAAAACAATCAATCTAGTTAGTCAGCAAACAATTAATAACGATGGTAGTATCTCAGCGGAACATATTAATCTAGAGAGCAAGCATACTGGTACTGAAAATTACGTTGGTGTGCGTAATGCGGGAACGATTGGTAGTGAATCTACCACCGAGAGTATCAATATTACGTCAGACGGTAAAGTTATTAATTTGAAACAGATTGGCGGTAGAGCATTTGATAGTGATGGCGTAAATCAAAATATTTATATTAATAGCCTGCAGGATATTGTTAATGATGACACAATTGTTGGTCAAAATATTAATTTAGTTAGTGGGCAGTCAATCAATAATGGTGACTTCTATATACTTGCGGGTAATAATATGACGATGCAAGCTGGTAAAGATGTGAATACCGGATATTATTCAGGTGCTACTAACGAACTTAATATTACAGCTGATGGTAAAATTACTGCGGGTAGATGGCTTGCTGGTGGCGTTAATACGTATTTAAATGGTAAGCAAGGTATTGATTTTAATTCTATGTTAGTTAATTCGAATACTACCTTAATTAGTGAACAGACAATCAATTTTTTAGATGGTTTTATTAATACTGATAATAAGCTTAATATACAAGCCCATGATGTTAATATAAATAATGATATAATATTGACTGCTGGGAAGGAATTATCGATTAATGCTGATGGTCAATTTGTTAATTTTGGCGCATTAGGTAGTGAGTTTGATTATGATGAATTAGGTAACCCTTATGTGAATCCTGATCTTGAGGTTAATACTAATATTAATATTAATAGCTTGCAAGGTATTGACAATCAAGGCTTGATTCATGGTAAGAATATTAATCTAGCCAGCAAGCAAACAATAAATAATGATGGTGTTATCAGTGCAGATGGTAGTCTTAATTTGCTAGCCAGTGATGTGATTAATACAAATAGCTTACAAGCAATAGGTGATTTAGCCATTTTTGCCGCTGGTAAAATTGATAATAAAGGTTCGATTAATGCGGATCAAAATGTCAGTCTTGCAGTAAATACCCTTAATAATGATAATCGAGGAACCATACATAGTTATGGTAATCTTAATGTTGGTGCTGAGATTGATGATAATGGGCAAGTTATCGGTAAAGCTTCTGCTATCAATAATATCTCTTCAACGATGTCGGCAGGCGGTGATTTGACCATTAATGCAGATAAAATCAATAATACGATTAAGACTATTGATGTGATTGCTGAAGATATAGATATCAAAGAATGGTCATTTAAAAGTGCCGATGATAAACGCTATAACGCTGATAAAATCACGGTTGATAATGATGATATTGACTCTGATGTTTCACATTTAAAAATTATCGGTACAGACAAAGATAGTACAGAATATAATTATTATGATTATAATCAAAAGACTTATATAGTTGATGTGCTTGATGCTCAGTCAGCTCAAATGATAAGTGGTGGAAATATGACACTGTCAGCTAATACAATAATTAACGATCACAGTGAAATTAATGCAGGTAAAACGTTATCAACGAGTGTTGGGATCTCGAACTATATATTTGATTATAATACAGTACGCAAAGTGATAAAAAAGGGAACTAAAGAGTATACCCATGATGTTTATGACAGTAATGGCCATCACTTTAGTCAAACTGATTCATCTGATTATAATGTGAATTTCTATAAATGGAAATTTAAATGGTAA
- a CDS encoding ShlB/FhaC/HecB family hemolysin secretion/activation protein: MKNKLIKTSCYFCIIAALSTYTQAATLPTSAEKAISDQQLIYQQEQQKALQGRLSSNAPDIRLQPSVAKIYQINFPTESPCFVINHVELRGRDALPFIIPLSALSNQAQGKCIGGKGIYLLLTALQNRIISYGYITTRVTVPQQDLTSGILALSVVKGSIGNIYYTDGSDKRASLQSAFPTKKGQLLNLRDIEQGLENLERIPTVNTNIQLTPGKELGESDIIINRSQSKYWRIGASLDDSGSKDTGRYQGGLTLYLDNPLGISDAFYVSGGHDLEGKGKYGSKNYLFAYSVPMGYWALSSYLSSNTYHQNIAGLTDYQYSGRSRNVNLQLSRVLHRNASQKTTLSYGLNFRESHNYIEDTEIAVQRRKTTSWILGINHRHYFNNTTLYLGASYKKGVRWFGANAAPEELSGYGTALSDIFNLNLFLNVPFSLESQRFRYSLDYQSQFTRGGKLTPPERFSIGSRWSVRGFDGEMSLTADSGWYVRNDLAWVTPLNNELYLGLDYGEVSGANSGYLLGKKLAGTVLGLRGSVYGISYDTFAGTPIYKPQGFKTDDITLGFSLSWNY, translated from the coding sequence GTGAAAAATAAATTAATAAAAACATCGTGTTACTTTTGTATCATTGCCGCCTTATCGACTTATACTCAGGCAGCGACATTACCAACATCTGCTGAAAAAGCGATCAGTGATCAGCAGCTAATTTATCAGCAGGAACAGCAAAAGGCATTACAAGGTCGTTTATCTTCAAATGCTCCCGATATTCGCTTACAGCCTTCTGTTGCTAAAATATATCAAATCAATTTCCCAACTGAATCGCCATGCTTTGTCATTAATCATGTTGAACTGCGTGGGCGTGATGCACTGCCTTTTATCATTCCGTTATCGGCGTTATCAAATCAAGCACAAGGTAAATGCATTGGTGGTAAGGGGATTTACTTACTATTAACCGCGTTACAAAACCGCATTATCAGCTACGGCTATATTACTACTCGAGTAACAGTGCCGCAGCAAGATTTAACTAGTGGCATATTAGCATTATCAGTGGTTAAAGGCTCTATCGGCAATATTTATTATACCGATGGTAGTGATAAACGCGCGAGCTTACAAAGTGCCTTTCCTACTAAAAAAGGGCAGCTACTTAATTTACGTGATATCGAACAAGGATTGGAAAACTTAGAGCGTATACCGACGGTCAATACCAATATACAGTTAACACCAGGTAAAGAGCTTGGTGAGAGCGATATTATCATTAACCGCAGTCAGTCAAAATATTGGCGTATTGGCGCCTCACTCGATGATTCAGGCTCTAAAGATACGGGGCGCTATCAAGGTGGCTTAACACTTTACTTAGATAATCCATTGGGTATAAGTGATGCGTTTTATGTCTCTGGCGGTCATGATTTAGAGGGAAAAGGTAAATACGGCTCAAAAAATTACCTATTTGCTTATTCCGTGCCGATGGGCTATTGGGCGCTAAGTTCATACTTAAGCAGTAATACCTACCATCAAAATATCGCAGGCTTAACTGATTATCAATATAGCGGTCGAAGTCGTAATGTTAATTTACAACTTAGCCGGGTGCTCCATCGTAATGCTTCACAAAAAACAACATTAAGTTATGGGCTCAATTTTAGGGAGTCACATAACTATATTGAAGATACTGAAATAGCGGTACAACGCCGTAAAACCACCAGCTGGATCCTCGGTATTAATCACCGCCATTACTTTAATAACACCACGCTTTATTTGGGGGCGAGCTATAAAAAAGGCGTGCGTTGGTTTGGTGCGAATGCGGCGCCAGAAGAGTTAAGTGGCTATGGAACAGCGTTATCGGATATTTTTAATCTTAACCTATTTTTAAATGTGCCATTTAGTCTCGAATCACAGCGATTTCGCTACAGCCTTGATTACCAAAGTCAATTTACCCGTGGTGGAAAATTAACACCGCCTGAGCGCTTTTCAATTGGCAGCCGTTGGTCGGTTAGAGGCTTTGATGGTGAGATGAGTTTAACGGCTGATAGTGGTTGGTATGTGCGCAATGACCTTGCATGGGTAACGCCGTTAAATAATGAACTCTATTTGGGCTTGGATTATGGCGAAGTGTCAGGCGCTAATTCAGGTTATTTACTCGGCAAAAAGCTTGCTGGTACCGTGCTTGGCCTGCGTGGCAGCGTATATGGGATCTCGTATGATACCTTTGCCGGAACACCTATTTATAAACCACAGGGCTTTAAAACGGATGATATTACCCTCGGTTTTAGTCTCAGTTGGAATTATTAA
- a CDS encoding MarR family transcriptional regulator, whose protein sequence is MQNKMKIMENLHYSFNLLRRNKHQNKDVMRGKGRLFSLLKENEQNGITQGELAEKLRVQPSSMSELIQKLAHHGFITKKQDENDKRSFKVFLSAEGNDKIAEIKAEKTRFIDGIFNNFTENEIETLSSLLEKLTLSLNDFTEHEITDEHHKEGRRHDRHHHERSHKRGDKHGHKRERNADKHDREHV, encoded by the coding sequence ATGCAAAATAAAATGAAAATTATGGAAAACTTACATTATAGTTTTAATCTACTTCGCCGTAATAAACATCAAAACAAAGATGTTATGCGAGGAAAAGGCCGATTATTTTCTTTATTAAAAGAGAATGAGCAAAACGGCATTACGCAAGGCGAGTTAGCAGAAAAATTGAGAGTTCAGCCCTCATCAATGAGCGAGTTAATTCAAAAATTAGCACATCATGGTTTTATAACCAAAAAACAAGATGAAAACGATAAACGATCGTTTAAGGTTTTTCTAAGCGCAGAAGGTAACGATAAAATTGCCGAAATTAAAGCCGAAAAGACCCGTTTTATCGATGGTATTTTTAACAATTTTACTGAAAATGAAATTGAAACACTCTCAAGCCTACTTGAAAAATTAACCTTATCACTAAATGATTTTACTGAACATGAAATAACTGATGAGCATCATAAAGAGGGACGTCGTCACGACAGGCATCATCATGAGCGTTCTCATAAACGCGGTGATAAACATGGCCATAAGCGTGAGCGAAACGCCGATAAACATGATAGAGAGCATGTGTAA
- a CDS encoding bifunctional 4-hydroxy-2-oxoglutarate aldolase/2-dehydro-3-deoxy-phosphogluconate aldolase, translated as MKNWKRSAEEILTMGPVVPVIVIERIEDAVPLAKALIAGGVKVLEVTLRTACALDAIKKIIKEVPEAVVGAGTVTSVEQLKQVTEAGVEFVITPGITDSILKAAVQGTVPVIPGIATISELLTAQEYGLTALKFFPAEINGGVAALKAFAGPCGYMKFCPTGGVNPKNYRDYLALSNVLCVGGTWFIPTDAIAKGDFAKITELAKEAVAGAK; from the coding sequence ATGAAAAACTGGAAAAGAAGTGCTGAAGAAATTTTAACGATGGGCCCGGTTGTCCCTGTCATTGTTATCGAGCGAATAGAAGATGCTGTGCCATTAGCTAAAGCCTTAATAGCAGGTGGCGTAAAAGTGTTAGAAGTCACATTGAGAACAGCGTGCGCCCTTGATGCCATTAAGAAAATTATCAAAGAAGTACCTGAAGCGGTTGTTGGTGCAGGCACCGTTACCTCGGTTGAACAGCTAAAACAAGTGACCGAAGCTGGCGTCGAATTTGTTATTACACCAGGTATTACTGATTCAATTTTAAAAGCGGCCGTTCAAGGTACGGTGCCCGTTATTCCTGGGATCGCAACCATTTCTGAATTATTGACAGCGCAAGAATATGGCTTAACGGCATTAAAATTCTTCCCGGCTGAAATTAATGGCGGCGTTGCTGCGCTAAAAGCGTTTGCAGGCCCATGTGGATATATGAAATTTTGCCCAACTGGCGGGGTAAATCCGAAAAATTATCGTGATTATCTTGCATTAAGTAATGTGTTATGTGTGGGCGGAACGTGGTTTATTCCAACTGATGCGATCGCTAAAGGCGATTTTGCGAAAATCACTGAACTTGCTAAAGAAGCCGTTGCTGGCGCAAAATAG
- a CDS encoding ABC transporter permease: protein MNSLYWIALKSIWRKEITRFLRIWVQTLIPPVVTMSLYFIIFGNLIGSRVGEMGGFSYMQFIVPGLIMMSVITNSYTNVCSSFFSAKFQHNIEELLVAPVPTHIIIWGYVGGGVARGVFTGILVTIISMLFVSYDVHSWLIIIVTLLLTAILFSLAGLLNAVYAKSFDDISIVPTFVLTPLTYLGGVFYSLTLLPVFWQWVSKLNPIVYMINGFRYGFLGISDVSLTVTFTMLVLFVVVMYAIAWKIIESGKGLRS from the coding sequence ATGAATAGTTTATATTGGATCGCGTTAAAAAGTATTTGGCGCAAAGAGATCACCCGCTTTTTACGTATTTGGGTTCAAACCTTAATTCCCCCAGTTGTAACTATGTCGCTCTATTTTATCATTTTTGGTAATTTAATTGGTTCGCGAGTGGGTGAAATGGGCGGCTTTAGTTACATGCAGTTCATTGTACCTGGCTTAATTATGATGTCGGTTATTACCAACTCTTATACCAATGTGTGCTCGTCTTTTTTTAGTGCCAAATTTCAGCATAATATTGAAGAGTTACTTGTTGCGCCTGTACCAACTCATATTATTATTTGGGGATATGTTGGTGGCGGCGTTGCAAGAGGCGTGTTTACCGGTATTTTAGTCACGATTATTTCAATGCTATTTGTTAGCTATGATGTACATTCATGGTTAATTATTATTGTTACTTTACTACTTACCGCGATCCTTTTTTCTTTAGCGGGACTATTAAATGCCGTTTATGCCAAATCATTTGATGATATTAGCATTGTGCCGACTTTTGTATTAACGCCATTAACTTATTTAGGTGGTGTATTTTATTCATTAACGTTATTACCGGTATTTTGGCAATGGGTCTCTAAACTTAATCCAATTGTCTATATGATTAATGGTTTTCGTTATGGTTTTTTAGGTATTTCTGATGTGTCATTAACGGTCACATTTACCATGTTAGTGTTATTTGTTGTTGTTATGTATGCAATTGCTTGGAAGATTATAGAAAGCGGTAAAGGGCTACGCAGCTAA
- a CDS encoding ABC transporter ATP-binding protein — protein MSSVPALELVDLKKTYKNGVEALKGINLSVQSGDFYALLGPNGAGKSTTIGIISSLVTKTSGQVKIFGYDLATDVVNAKRQLGLVPQEFNFNPFETVFQIVANQGGYYGLPRRLAMERAEKYLRILDLWEKRDSRARMLSGGMKRRLMIARALVHEPKLLILDEPTAGVDIELRRSMWDFLRKINQQGITIILTTHYLEEAEMLCRNIGIIQHGELIANTSMKALLANSKSETMVFDYLPIDKKPDLAGYQFRMCDKGSFEVEINKGQGLNSLFVLFEQQGINIVSMHNKTNRLEELFIDLVSHSQGAKHE, from the coding sequence ATGTCATCAGTTCCAGCACTGGAGTTAGTCGATCTCAAAAAAACCTACAAAAATGGCGTTGAGGCACTAAAGGGCATTAATTTATCAGTACAATCTGGTGATTTTTATGCATTATTAGGCCCTAATGGCGCAGGTAAATCGACCACAATTGGTATTATTAGTTCACTGGTTACCAAAACATCGGGTCAGGTTAAAATTTTTGGTTATGACTTAGCTACCGATGTTGTTAATGCTAAGCGCCAACTTGGCTTAGTTCCTCAAGAGTTTAATTTCAATCCGTTTGAAACAGTTTTTCAAATTGTGGCAAACCAAGGTGGTTATTATGGTCTACCTCGAAGGCTTGCCATGGAAAGAGCCGAAAAATATTTGCGGATTTTAGACTTATGGGAAAAACGTGATAGCCGTGCTCGAATGCTTTCAGGTGGCATGAAACGTCGCCTTATGATTGCAAGGGCACTAGTTCATGAACCCAAGTTATTAATTTTAGATGAGCCAACAGCTGGCGTTGATATTGAATTACGTCGATCAATGTGGGACTTTTTGCGTAAGATTAATCAGCAAGGGATCACAATTATTCTAACAACTCATTATTTAGAAGAAGCCGAAATGCTTTGTCGTAACATTGGTATTATTCAACATGGTGAGTTAATTGCCAATACCTCGATGAAAGCGCTGCTTGCTAATTCTAAATCAGAAACGATGGTGTTTGACTATTTACCTATCGATAAAAAACCGGATTTAGCCGGTTACCAATTTAGAATGTGTGATAAGGGATCATTTGAGGTGGAAATAAATAAAGGACAAGGACTTAATTCTTTATTTGTCTTATTTGAGCAGCAGGGCATTAATATTGTCAGTATGCATAATAAAACCAATCGCTTAGAGGAACTTTTTATTGATCTAGTTAGCCATTCGCAAGGAGCTAAGCATGAATAG
- a CDS encoding EcsC family protein — MSISDNINDYNSLKTAVKLLESPSITAKISNIISFPIEGAVKKLPKSVTKKINGAVQVALYKAADVALLSIDNQPNKSASTKLHKLYAATSGALGGAFGFTSLFIELPISTTIMMRAVADVARSEGFDLNDLSTKVACIEVFAIGGNNSKDDTTETGYYLSRSFMTESIRQLSKELAEMAAKQGANKFSPMQTGKWLAKIIEKVASRFGVVITNKFAAQVVPVIGALSGATLNTLFTHFYQDIARGHFIIKRLENQYGYEQVKEEYQKILNKS, encoded by the coding sequence GTGAGTATTTCAGACAATATAAATGACTACAATTCGCTAAAAACTGCGGTGAAATTATTAGAGTCGCCATCAATTACGGCCAAGATCTCGAACATAATTAGCTTTCCTATTGAGGGTGCGGTAAAAAAGCTGCCTAAATCAGTCACCAAGAAAATCAATGGTGCTGTTCAAGTTGCGCTTTATAAAGCTGCTGATGTTGCATTATTGAGCATTGATAATCAGCCCAATAAATCTGCTTCAACCAAGCTTCATAAGCTTTATGCCGCAACGTCAGGCGCATTGGGTGGCGCTTTTGGTTTTACATCATTATTTATTGAACTGCCCATATCAACGACAATTATGATGCGCGCTGTCGCCGACGTTGCGCGTAGCGAGGGATTTGATTTAAATGATTTATCTACAAAAGTTGCTTGTATTGAAGTTTTTGCGATAGGGGGAAATAATAGCAAAGATGATACAACTGAAACGGGTTATTACCTATCTCGTAGCTTTATGACTGAATCGATTCGTCAGCTTTCAAAAGAGTTAGCTGAGATGGCGGCAAAACAAGGTGCGAATAAATTCAGCCCAATGCAAACCGGTAAGTGGCTAGCTAAAATTATAGAAAAGGTTGCCTCAAGATTTGGGGTGGTGATAACCAATAAATTTGCTGCGCAAGTTGTGCCGGTAATTGGCGCACTTTCAGGCGCCACGCTCAACACTCTTTTTACTCACTTCTATCAAGATATCGCTCGTGGGCACTTTATTATCAAAAGATTAGAAAATCAATATGGCTACGAACAAGTCAAAGAAGAATACCAGAAAATACTTAATAAAAGCTAA